Sequence from the Balaenoptera acutorostrata chromosome 4, mBalAcu1.1, whole genome shotgun sequence genome:
ctcttgcgtctccctcccaccctccttatcccaccccattaggtggacacaaaacacggagctaatctctctgtgctatgtggctgcttcccactagctatctattacatttgatagtgtatatatgtccatgccactctctcacttcatcccagcttacccttccccctccctgtgtcctcaagtccattctctacgtctgcatctttattcctgtcctgctcctactgggcatacaccctgagaaaaccataattcaaaaagagtcacgtaccacaatgttcactgcagcactatttacaatagccaggaaatggaaacaacctaaatgtccatcaacagatgaatggataaagaagatgtggcacatatatacaatggaatgttactcagccataaaaagaaacaaaattgagttatttgtagtgaggtggatggacctagagtctgtcatacagagtgaagtaagtcagaaagagaaaaacaaataccatatgctaacacatatatatggaatttgttttgttttgatggaAATATCTGAGATTCTTTTTGGATGTTATTTCTGAAATAGAAATAACGATGTACCCCTACTGATTATTGGCAGATTTATGTTTACATATGAATCCCTAAAGAATCCACTCGAGGAATATGCTGCCTTGATAGAGATCTTAGGATAAAGGTCTTCAGCTCCAATGTTCTCCTTCAGGTTCCTGCACCACCATTGTCAGAGCCATTCTTTGGACATTTGCTATATATTCCTAATTTGTTACAGcttaggtgtttttgttttgttttgtgtgaaGTGTTTCCTGGTAGACAACTGTTTGCAGGCTGTGTCCTCTGTCCAAGTTAGAAAGAAGGAACTGTTAGACCGTCTGAGTTGACACTGGTGCCCAGATATCTGAAGTGTCACCCTGGCCCTCCTCCTTGGGGGATGGGGTTTTGGTGTGATCGATGGAGTCCACCGGGTCTGTAAACCCACCAAGTGTGTGTTTACCTGGTTCCTGAATTTATAGTTGGGAAAAGAGTGCTTAGTCAGTGGGTGTAATGCCCACATTGGATCCTCAATCTGTGAAATAAGGGATCTCATGGTGGGGAAGGTCAAACTGAAATCTCTGAAACTGCCCacccccaaatttaaaaaattatcacatCCAATAGGTAGGGGATGGCAGGAATCAGTGCCAGCTTTAAGGATCTAAAGGATGCAGTGGTGGTGGTCCCCATATCTTCATTTGATTCTCTAGCCTGGcccatggggaaaaaaacagatgggttctaaagggaaccctcctacgctgttggtgggaatgtaaattggtgcagccactgtggaaaacagtatggaggttcctcagaaaactaaaaatatggttaccatatgatccagccatcccactcctgggcctatatccagaaaagacaaaaactctaattcaaaaagatacacgcaccccaatgttcacagcagcactatttacaatagccaagacatggaaacaatctaaatgtccatcaacagatgaatggataaagaagatgtggtacatgtatacataaataaaagcataaaaaagaatgaaataacgctatttgcagtaacatggatggacctagagattatcacaataagtgaagtaagtcagaaggaaaaagacaaatacaatagaattcacttatatgtggaatctaaaaaaaaatgatacaaatgaacttatttacaaaatagaaacagactcacagacttcgaaaacaaacttatgattgccaaaggggaagagggagagagataaattaggagctggggattaacagatacacactactctatataaagtagataaacaacaaggaacctactgtatggcacaaggaactatattcaatatcttgtaataacctatagtggaaaagaatctgaaaaatatatctataagtatatatatatatatatatatatatatatatatatatatatatataaaactgaatccctttgctgtacacctggagctaatacaacaatgtaaatcaactatacttcaataaaaagttgtttaggaaaaaaaaaaaaagaaaaagcagatggGTTCTAGAGTGGACCTTTGAAAACTCCACCAGGTAATAGCCCCAATTGCAGCCACTATGCCAGATACGGTATTCTTCTAGAGCAGATTAACACAACCTCGGGTACCTGCTATGTGGCCATTGATCTGgcatatatgtttttttctattctaaTCAGAAGAGAGGATGAGAAACAGTTTGCATTCACATGGAACAGGCAGCACCGTACATTTACAATTTGCCAGAGAACTATGTTAATTCTCCTTCCTCCGGTCATAGTATATTCCAAAATATCTGGATTATCTGGATATCCAACAGAGAATCACGTTGATTGATTAGACGTATAACATTATGCTACTGGGCAAGATAAATGAGAAAGCTAGCATGCTGGAGGCCTTGGTAAGACCCATGCACCCCAGAAGGTGGTAGACAAGCCTTATAAAGATTCAAGGGGCTACATCAGGACAAGTTTTGGAGCCCAGTGGTACTAGGCATGCCAGTTAATCCTCTCCAGAGTAAAACAAGAATTATTGCGGCTTACCTTCTACCCTGAAGTAGGGAGCTCAGTGCATTCAGGCTCTGACGGCAGCACACTCCACACCTGGGGACACTGCTCCAGTCTCTGTACCAGGTGATGCAAATACTGCCAGCCTTGAGTGGGGCCCCAGGAAGGAAAGGGCTCTTCAGCAGGTCCAGGCTGTGGTGGTACAGCAACCCTGTCACCTTAGCCTTCTGAGCCAGCAGAACCTGTGGTGGTAGAGATATccgtggttggaaaagatgctgcATCGAGTGTATGTAAGCCGCGGTGGAGGACGGAGTCCTACAAGTCCTAGGGATCTGGAGCAAGGCCATGCCATAGGCGGGGAAGAATTAGACACCTTTTGAAAGACAACTCCTCATTTGCTCCTGAGCTCTGGGAGGGATGGAGTGCttggccacagggtaccagacaACCATGCAGCCAGAAACGCTCAGCACGAGCTTGGTCCAATCAGACCCACCAAGTGATGCCGTCAAGTAGGCCCAGCAGCGCTTCATCACAAGATGGAAAGGGAATATCTGGGGTCAAAAGCCCGCCAGATCAGAGGGCATAAGCAAGCTGCATGCACAAGTAGCTCAGACCCCCTCACCGACCACTTTGTCAACCGCTTTGCCATTCCCTCAGCTCAAGCCCGCAGCCATTTGGAGAATCACGTCTGGTCAGCTGACCACCACGCTTTAAGGATGGATTGGCTCAGCAGGTGGTGCAGACTAGAAATGGATGGCAGCTGTTTCAGCCTCACGTGAAAGAACAGTTTCAAAGCCTCAGAATGCTTATATCAGGACCAGAAAATATTCTGGCCCATGGAAATTAAAGACCAGCAACATCTGACCAACGctgaaatgatttatttttcagttgactGATACCCAGGATACTATTATTGTCACCGGTGTTCATTATCCAGCAGATGCTAACTTTTTCACATTAACTGACAACCTGAAAGCCAGGCAGCTGAGCTACCCTCAAGCTAACTGCAAATGATGTTATTCAGAGTCCCAGATTCCTTCAGTTTCTAGTATCATCTTCTTTACCTGCTGAGGGGGTAAGGCTTTGATGCTGGGTCACCTCACGTCACAATACAAAACAGGTTTTGCCAGAAGCCTACAGAAGCCTAGGATGCAGACACCTACCCAGTGATTCACAGGAACAAATGCAAAGCATCTGCCCATGTGAATTACATTAAGATCAGCAGAAAGCTGGCTGCCCCTTAAAACAACAGAGTTAAAGTGAAAGGAAGGCTGGTTCTTCGAAAAGTGGTAAACAAACAAACGACTTTATTCCTTCTTGGGAAACTTATTCAGAAAAGGCATATCATTTTACACACAGGAAGACAAATACACAGTCATTTTCATTACACCACACTCAGGAATCCAGCCCAGCACCTACTTTCATACCACCCCAGCAACTTAATTAGCCTTCTCTGgttatcattttattttgctgCCACACTTTTGGAATGACCACCTTTCAAACACAATCGTATTAACACGTAACATGCTGCCCTGTGACACGCTCCCTGCTATGGGGCAGTGCTTTTTGCAGAACCTGACGTGTGCTGCTTCCCCTGGCAAAGTTGTCTTACCTGAACCCGGCAGGGACTGTACAAAACCTTTCTGTTTCCTGTCCAGGAGGCAGGGCACCCCATGGGGCCAAATCGTTCTGCTTTCTTAATCCCGTCTTCACTTAGCATATGGGAAGAGACAGAATAGCTTTTCCCAACCGACCCTGAGCAAACACATCAATTAGTTCAAGAGGAGCTTCACAGCTGAAAGGAAATGTGGAATTCATCTAGACTAATCCTCACGTTTTGCAAATTGAAAATCCATGTCCTAAATAATGGATCAGACTTCCACCAGGCCACTCAGCTAGAGAGCAGGAAATGCTAGCGGGCATGGGACCATGACAACGCACCCTGCCAAAGAGAAGGCATCAGCTGAATTAGCGGGATTGCCTTAGCAATCCACCCCCAGTGACTGCCTCCGGTACAGCCCCAGACCTGTTCTCTGGTTACCGACCCTCCGCTCCGTCTTTGGCCTCTCTCTGGTTGGTTCCAGCTGTTCCTCTTGGTGTATGGTGTCAGCTGGGGTCCAGTCCAGAGGATAGTTATGCCAGGTATTTAAAACCGTGGGGATTTAATTCAGGGACTTGGTTATATGGTTGTTGAAACACTGAAAGAGCAAAAAATAGCACGCAGAGATAACCCAGAGGTTAGTAATTGCAGGAAGCAGACACCACCACAGGTAGGGGAACAACAGGAAAGAAGTGGGGTCACAAAGGCTCTGCAGTCACAGGAATGCTCCCCAGGATGTAGGTGCTCCAACAGCCAAGGCTACAGCCGTCACCTGGTGCCTCGTGGCTGACACCTGAATCCATGAAGGAATTGCCACGTGATTGTTGCTGGTCAAATCATTCCAATAGGACTTATTCTACCGCCGAAGAAAACAAACTGTTTATGAAAAGAAACTCTTTTATAACAGCTGAAAGCCTTGTTATGCTAATGAAAGATCATTTTATGTAATCATTAAAGCCAGTCCCTTAAGGATATATATACTAGGTAAAACTTTGTAGCCTGGCCCTAATTACTGCATGTAGTTAAAAGTAATCAAAAACCATTTCTTCAAAATTGTTCTGTAATTAAGACGGCTCATCAGTTAGATGTGACTTTTTCCCTATCCCAACTTGTCCGAATTAGTAAAGTTCTTACCAAGAGCAATAAATCAAAACCATTATAATTACAAGGATTGTGTTCAGTCTCATCCATCATAGGTCTCTAATCATTTGACCTATAATTGCTTTTGTAATTGCTTCAAGCTTTAGTAACAATAATTGCTGCTATTTATTGTGAGTTGATTACGTACCAAGTAAGtatataaaaatttcatttgatTGTTGCACTTTACCTGGGAGGtaagtattattcccattttagagatgaagaagcaGTTCTGAAAATGTCCTTGACTCGCACTCACAGAGATCTTTTAGGACTTACTTTATGATTTATAGTATTTATCTCTGTTCCTTATGCTACTACAGAGATTAAtggaattatataaaaaataatcccAAAAAACACATAGCAATAAAACTATCCAAAATAGAACATATGGAGCATTTTCATTATAGTTGTGGTAGCATCTGCGTCTGCTAATTCCATCATCTCAACAGCTTCTACTCTGTATCTactgattgatttttcttctggttataggccttatttttctgcttctttgcatgcctggtattatgggttgaattttgtcccccAATAAGGCTGTgttaagtcctaacccctggtaccttggaatgtgatcttatttagaaatagggttgttgcagatgtaattagttgagACCTGGATgagggtgggcccttaatccaatatgactggtgtccttataagaggagaggGCAGAAACTCATGGTGAGAGAACCATGTGACAGAGGCGGAGGCTGGAGTTACGCAGCTGAAAGGCAAGGAGCACCACGGATTGACATCCgccaccagaagccaggaagcAGCCAGAAAGGACTCTACCCAGAGCCGTAGtgggagcacagccctgcagaCGCATTGATATCACCcatctagcctctagaactgtgagagaaccCATTTCTGTTGCTGTAAGCTACCTAGTTTGTGTtcctttgttacggcagccctaggaaactaatgaaCTTGCCAGTTTGGATTGGATGCTGGATATTGTGAATTTTGCATGTTTGGGTACTGGATTTTTTTGTATCACTTTAAGGAGTATTGGGCTTGGTTCCAGCAGGCAACTAAGTTACTTAGGAACAGTTTCATCTTTGCgaaacttgcttttttaaaaaataaattatttatttatttatttattaattatttatttttggctgtgttgggtcttcgtttctgtgtgagggctttctctagttgtggcaagcgggggccacatcttcatcacggtgcgcgggcctctcactatcgcagcctctcttgttgcggagcacaggctccagacgcgcaggctcagtagttgtggctcacgggcctagttgctccgtggcatgtgggatcttcccagaccagggctcgaacccgtgtcccctgcattggcaggcagattctcaaccactgcgccaccagcgaagccccgttttttttttttttaactttattttatttgttattattatttttttggccacgccgtgtggcttgtgggatcttagctccccaaccagggttcgaacccggcagtggaagtgcagagtcctaacccctggaccgccagggaattcccaaaacatGCTTTTGAAGTTCATTAGGATGGCTCAGGAGAAACCATTAGTCTAATGCTAACACCCTTCTTCAAACTATACTCAATGCCCACGTTTTACAAGGCCTCCCCACTCTGGCTGATGGGACTAAGAATTATTTCTAGCCCAGTGTGAGCTTCTGGAAACGTTTGACCTATTGCTGTCTGTGGGTCTTTCCCCAGCCTCGAGGAGTTTCTTCTCAGGCTGGTGCAGATCAGGACTCAGCCAAAGCCTGGAGAGGACCCATCTGCCCATCTCAGGAACTCTCCAGGTAGCACTCTCTTCTCTGGTGTTCTCTCCCACAAATTCTAGGCATCTATTCTCTCAAAATTCTGATTTCTATCTCTTCAATTCAGCCAGACCTCTGGGCTCCACAACCTGGAAACTGCCTTTGGGCAGTAAGTTGAGTCAATGGTAGAGCACATCTTACTGATTTGACTGTCCTTTTCTCAAAGATCACAGTCTTGCACTGCCTCTTAGTCAATTCATGGGAATCTTTGTTTCAcgtattttgtttgattttcctttttttttttttttatgttgaagaTTGAATCCAGTCCCTATTACAACATCATGGCTAGAAGGAaagtatgttatttatttttttaagtaaacaggAATATGGTGTTTTgaagtttctttctcttcccccctTCTTAGTAGCTGGAGGGCACATCCCCCGTCACTACTGCACATGAATGTGAAACGTATCATGTATCTTTCTTGGCACCAATAGGTTTGCTGTGAAGTCTCcgagaaagagaaaactaaaaagtGAATCAGAGCCTGGCAGATCAGACCCAAGGAACCCCAACCTCAATAAACATCTTGAGTTACTGATGACTGTTAGAGGCAAACTGGTAGCAGAAATCGCATTTTGCTTTTCAAGTGATTTCATGAGCCAAGCAGATGGCAAGCTTCCTCACTAGTCAGCAAGTACAAACTCTGCGATTGCCATCTTTGAAACAGTCTTACCTTGACACCATGTGGGaccaggcagggctggaggagacAGAAAGCACTGAGATGACAAGTGAAAGCAGATGTcttgtgtggtgtgtggtgtgatCATTAGAAACCAGGAAATTTACGTAAGAGTAAGTCGGGCAAAAAGCAACACTCTATACTAAACACATGCTAAATTACAGAGAGCTCATAAACATGCCAAACGCCATATTTTTATAGCAATTCATAAATTATAAGACAttcccacatttatttatttttttcaaaccgACTGTATACATGGTCTTCTATTTCTCAGCTGATGGAAATTCCATTTTCCAGACATTCAGGCCAGATCCCCCAGTCATTGCTGGCTCCTCTCCTCTCACACACCTCCCATCCAATCCAACCCAGCAAATCTGGTAAGTTCTAACTGTAATAGATCAAGATGCAACCACGCCTTAATACCCCCACACTCTGAGTAACTAACTGTCCTCTCTCCCTGGATTCCTGCAAGAGCTTCCTAACTAGTGAACCTGCCTCAAACCCAGCCTTCCAAGACTATTTTCAATCCAACAATCAATAATGGCCCTAATATAAATCAGATtatgtcactcccctgctcaaaACCCAGTGATGGCTCCCTATTTCTCTCAGAGGAAAAGACAAAGTTCTTACAATAGCCTATAAGACCCCATAGGACCCAACTACCCTGCCTGGTTTTCCTTACCCTGGtctaccttttcctttttccataaTTTCATCATCTAGCCTGCTATATAATAGGGTTATGCCAAAATGCAACCCAGTCTAGCAAACCAGCAGCCTTGACTGATAAAATGATACATATGCCCTCAGCTAATACATCTGGTGAGGACCGGTTTCCGTACTAACTACCTTAGCCAACACAGTCATACACAACTCTCCTTTTTGGTAGATAACAGTTATCTATAGAGCAGTTTGAGGTAGATGAGGGTGAATTGCTGCCACACTCTTGCTATTTAGGTTATAACCAAAGCAAAGCTGACATGCATGCAGGTATGGGTTGAGCAAACAGTTATTAGCAAGCAGCACAAAACATCTCTGCTACTCTGTGTAAGTTCAGAGAGATTCCAGCTCCCTGGATCCCTTTAATGTTACCTGACAAGTTCTCTCGAGGCAGACACAACAACATTTCAGAGGCAAGATTCTGCTAGCCTTTTAGATATCATCAAGCAACAAGAATCCTCTGAAACCAATGGACAGAGGATCATTTAGGGAATGAGCCTGGGGTGCCTTCCCTAAGGACATAGACTACAGGCCTTCCCCAGTTTTGATACCTTATTCATGCAAGAGGTATAGCCAATCCTCTTATCTTGACCACCTCAAATTTCACAAAGGAGAGCCCATTTCTAACATACATTATATAGTCAACAGGTCCCCATTTTTATCAATAACACAGTTCTGACATTCAATTCTAATGGAATATCTAATTACCATACCCTTGCTTTGCTCAAGATACCAATAATCCTTATGGTAGCCACATCTAGTATGAGACTGCTATAGTCTAGAAGCTGATTACCCCTTCTGTGTAGATTCTCCATTGGGCAAATCTCTGCCCCTAGATTTAAAACGTGTGTTAACTAGCACATACTTAATTTCACATTACCTACAGGGAATATATTAAAGTAGATTAGAGATCTTATAGCACATGGCAATGAGTTAACTGGTGCTTCCATTGACAAATAGTTCAATGCCTACTATATTCACTATAACAAGCACCAAGACAGAgtaggttttattttcctttttttttttctcacagccGCAACTGTTGATCAATTCCTGGTATCATATAACATGCCTGTGGCAGAAACTGAAAATCCAATCACAAAGAATTGGAAGACAGGAATGTCACATCAAAATGTGTTAAGTGTGGGTAACTGCCTGCTCTCCACCAAAAATTTCTTATGTCTGTGGAAAGAAGTGATGGAAGAAAAATGGGCTTTCTGcaaaatcagaaaattcataAGCTAGAACATATAGTAGAATGCAGTCAGAGCCCTATATGtcagtcatttttattctttttaaatgctttcttttaTCCTTTGTGACTTGAATGATTCTGTTGTGAGTGTAGAATAATTGGCTTTTCTGTTTGAAAAAGGAATAATGTGTTTCTAGTAAAAGTACtagattaaaaatattcttttcattgtatgccaatatttttcatttttatgtttgctAACATGTCTGAGCAAATAGAAACATCAGATACTTTAGATGTGAATTTCAATGTAAAAATTACTCATTGAACATGAGTCAACAATATTCCCTACAGAAAGCTCTGCCAAACACTATCAGTCTAAAAAATATTGCTCTATCAAGCCATGCATCATTCAGGGAGAGTTGTACAAGAAAATCTGTCTTGGTTTTTTATTGGGttttgccaaataatatttccaATATTTATGACCTTCAGTTCGTAAGTTCTCTAAAATTAACTATTTAAAAAGAGATCTTGAATTGTGTTCTAGAAAGTCAGTCACCTGGTTTTTCCAAATTTTCAGTTATtgatgaacaaaaacaaaacccgtatTGATTCCGGCAGGGCCAAGGTGGGGTTAAAAGAATATTTCTGTCCTTGCAGGAGAAATGATTTGGCTGGGCCTTAGAGAATTGCTGGCATTCAGCTCATGCTTCTTGCCTTTCCAGGTGACAGCCAAACACAAGTTTGTCACGGAGACCAGAAGGAGCATTTGTCAGGGTGAGAGTGAGGTCGAGGGTGGAGGAGGagagtgaggagggagggggtgaaTGAGAAAAATCAGCTTGGCAAACTCAGGTGCATGATCGAAGGAGCAAATTAAGCACTGGCTTAGGGCACGAACACAGCAGAGGGCCCAAGAAAGGAGAAATATTAAATTTTGCCAAGTTGATCTGGAATTTTGCAAgccaaaattgtaaaaaaaaaaaggggctatTTTCATTTCAACATAGATGTGACTTGTACCTTTTATAGATGAGTGATGCTTTATTTTGAATTATGTCAGATGCGAGATGGGGGTGGCAGGACCTCTGGCACCAACATCTCCTTAGTCCCGGGGCCTCTAAAGGTCCTATTTGGGCTCCAAGTGGAGCTCTAGGGGAGAAAGCTTGGAAACGTAACAGGAAAAATACACTGGTGCATCAGGGGAAAGAAGGCAGCATCTTGTAAGATGAATCGCGCAGCGATATATGAGGTGGAGGAGAGCACAGTGAGAATTGTCACAGAGGGGTGAGGTGACGGGAACTGCCAGGAAGACTAGCCCAGGGgtattttgagaaatatttcGTTTATCAGTACAAAGAGGCAGTGTTGAAAGTGGCATAATCCGCTTTCATTCTATTTTTGTATGGCAAAATTATCCTATTTATGTAGGTTAAATGTAACTAATCTGTTAATACTCTTTATCAAATATTCTCCTTGTAATAACATCAAATCTTATAAAACATACATtcgtatatgtgtatgtatatatgcatgcatggatatatgtatatatacaaatgtacATAGAGAGAAAGAACCGATTCAATTCCTAAGATTACTAATGTCAGTGTATGTTTTTAAAGCAGCTTTGAGATAATAGTTCACATAGCATACAACTCAGCCATTTAAACTGTAGAACTGAATgtcttttagtatatttacaggtacatgcaaccatcaccaccgtcaattttagaacacttttatCACCTCGAAAAGAAATCCTTTAGCTATCACCCCCTACCTTTCCAGGTCACTCCCAGCCCTGGGCAACTactaatctcctttctgtctctcttttggatatttcatataaatggagtcatataatatGGTGTGTCTTAAAGAGGGGCTTTTTCACTTATAATGTTTTTAACATTCAaacatgttgtagcatgtatttgtgcttcattcctttttatggctggataatatttcactgtatgcaggtatgtaccacatttttaaaaatccattcatcagttgatggacatttggactctttccatcttttggctattaagaataatgctgcaataaacatttgtgtacaagtttttctgtaggcatgttttcatttcttctgggtctatacctgggagtggaagttctgggtcatatggtaactctacgttcaatcattagagaaactgTTAGACTGTTTTTCAAGGTGGCTTCACCATTTTACGTTCCTACCAGCTGTGGATGAGGGTTCTGATTGCTCTACAGCCTCATCAACACTGATTTTTGATTCtagtcatcctagtgggtataaagtggtatctcatggtggttttgatttgcattttcctaaatactaatgatattgagcatcttttca
This genomic interval carries:
- the STRIT1 gene encoding sarcoplasmic/endoplasmic reticulum calcium ATPase regulator DWORF isoform X1, whose product is MLSEDGIKKAERFGPMGCPASWTGNRKVLYSPCRVQVLLAQKAKVTGLLYHHSLDLLKSPFLPGAPLKAGSICITWYRDWSSVPRCGVCCRQSLNALSSLLQGRRIKKERSSAFQCLTSPRQLAARSQAAATLFRCLFKVQRDAG